Proteins from a single region of Pyxidicoccus trucidator:
- a CDS encoding serine/threonine protein kinase yields MLNSYALLLSSAILLATSMACTTTDGVSLRADGSPGPQECPEKALDAMRYLKLHVGDASLVELDANQMRSRGITLYDGPVESVLMRDLGPLETTTRLYGQVWTSGPQVVIRYYKAHPPDGDEMPICAVARLSEDQLRKRPESKPGTAILDGSMASAVVVNAFR; encoded by the coding sequence ATGCTCAACAGCTACGCCCTACTCCTCTCCTCTGCAATCCTACTCGCCACATCCATGGCTTGCACCACAACCGATGGAGTCTCCCTGCGAGCGGACGGCTCTCCTGGACCGCAGGAGTGTCCGGAGAAGGCGCTCGACGCCATGCGATACCTGAAGCTGCATGTGGGTGACGCCTCGCTCGTGGAGCTGGACGCGAACCAGATGAGGTCACGCGGCATCACCCTCTATGATGGCCCGGTTGAGAGTGTCCTCATGCGCGATTTGGGCCCGCTGGAGACGACAACCCGTTTGTACGGGCAGGTCTGGACGAGCGGGCCGCAGGTTGTCATCCGGTACTACAAGGCCCACCCACCGGACGGTGACGAGATGCCCATCTGCGCGGTGGCACGGCTGAGTGAGGACCAGCTGCGGAAGCGGCCCGAATCGAAGCCCGGCACGGCCATTCTCGATGGTTCCATGGCGTCTGCCGTCGTGGTCAATGCGTTCCGGTGA
- a CDS encoding transposase, with amino-acid sequence MEARLFVDLLPDRSAPTVTARLRRHRGVKIIARDCSTECARAAALGAPGAQQVADRWHLLLNMRQRVERWLTTTHARLRALPGVASTQDSPVRRHASFPRTRNEECARALRPALREEAHVHNSVGPPGDGVGSRP; translated from the coding sequence CTGGAGGCGCGCCTCTTCGTTGACTTGCTGCCCGACCGCTCGGCACCGACTGTCACTGCCAGGCTGCGTCGGCACCGAGGCGTCAAAATCATCGCCAGAGACTGCTCGACGGAGTGCGCACGCGCGGCGGCCCTCGGTGCTCCCGGCGCCCAACAGGTCGCGGACCGCTGGCACCTGCTGCTCAACATGCGGCAGAGGGTGGAGCGCTGGCTGACGACCACTCACGCGCGCTTGCGGGCACTGCCCGGAGTCGCGAGTACGCAGGACTCCCCCGTGCGCCGTCACGCCAGCTTCCCGCGCACTCGCAACGAGGAGTGCGCCAGGGCTTTGCGGCCGGCCTTGAGGGAGGAGGCGCATGTCCACAACTCGGTGGGGCCTCCGGGTGACGGTGTAGGCTCGCGGCCGTGA
- the htpX gene encoding protease HtpX encodes MKQSFVSRIALFIVTNLAVVAMLAIVGRLLGVDSMLARQGGGLNLTALLIMSAVMGFGGSIISLLLSKTMAKWSTGAKVIDTPRTESELWLVETVRRLARDAGIGMPEVAVYDSPDMNAFATGARRDSALVAVSTGLLHGMRRDEVEAVLGHEVAHVANGDMVTLTLLQGVLNTFVIFISRVVGFVVDKFLNRSEDGEESSGTGPAYFITSLVMQLVLGIGASLIVAWFSRRREFRADDGGASLVDAGAMARALDRLRRQHDSDALLPANMKAFGIRGGGVAALFSTHPPLEQRIQRLVDGSWRGGARLGVSHAS; translated from the coding sequence ATGAAGCAAAGCTTCGTCAGCCGTATCGCACTGTTCATCGTGACCAACCTGGCGGTGGTGGCGATGCTCGCCATCGTCGGCCGGCTGCTGGGTGTGGACAGCATGCTTGCCCGCCAGGGTGGGGGGCTGAACCTGACCGCCCTGCTCATCATGTCGGCGGTGATGGGCTTTGGCGGCTCCATCATCTCGCTGCTGCTGTCCAAGACGATGGCGAAGTGGAGCACCGGCGCGAAGGTCATCGACACGCCGCGCACCGAGTCCGAGCTGTGGCTGGTGGAGACCGTGCGCCGGCTGGCGCGTGACGCAGGCATCGGCATGCCCGAGGTGGCCGTCTACGACAGCCCGGACATGAACGCCTTCGCCACGGGCGCGCGGCGCGACAGCGCGCTCGTCGCCGTGTCCACGGGCCTGCTCCACGGCATGCGGCGCGACGAGGTGGAGGCGGTGCTCGGCCACGAGGTGGCCCACGTCGCCAACGGTGACATGGTGACGCTCACCCTCCTGCAGGGTGTGCTCAACACCTTCGTCATCTTCATCAGCCGAGTGGTGGGCTTCGTCGTGGACAAGTTCCTCAACCGCTCCGAGGACGGCGAGGAGAGCAGCGGCACCGGGCCGGCCTACTTCATCACCAGCCTGGTGATGCAGCTGGTGCTGGGCATCGGCGCCAGCCTCATCGTCGCCTGGTTCAGCCGGCGCCGGGAGTTCCGCGCGGACGACGGCGGCGCCTCGCTGGTGGACGCGGGTGCGATGGCGCGCGCCCTGGACCGACTGCGCCGGCAGCACGACTCGGACGCTCTGCTCCCGGCCAACATGAAGGCCTTCGGCATCCGCGGAGGCGGCGTGGCGGCCCTGTTCTCCACGCACCCTCCGCTGGAGCAGCGCATCCAGCGACTGGTGGACGGAAGCTGGCGCGGCGGAGCCCGGCTCGGGGTGAGCCACGCGAGCTGA
- a CDS encoding SRPBCC domain-containing protein, with protein MIRLETEAHFDAPPATVWQVLTDFAQYPVWNPLLPEARGEAKPGARVAMKASAPGSAGKRFGFTATLVRCEPGQALEWTGGVPGVLHGHHYFRLSPEGAGTRLVHGEDFTGLLTVLFGRKRIEGMRRGYEGLNRALTERLRTLAVST; from the coding sequence ATGATCCGGCTGGAGACAGAGGCCCATTTCGACGCGCCCCCCGCCACGGTGTGGCAGGTCCTCACCGACTTCGCGCAGTACCCCGTCTGGAACCCGCTCCTGCCCGAAGCCCGGGGCGAGGCGAAGCCCGGCGCTCGCGTGGCGATGAAGGCCAGCGCACCGGGTAGCGCGGGGAAGCGGTTCGGCTTCACCGCCACCCTCGTCCGCTGCGAGCCCGGCCAGGCGCTCGAATGGACGGGGGGCGTGCCTGGAGTGCTGCACGGCCACCACTACTTCCGTCTGTCCCCCGAGGGCGCGGGAACGCGACTGGTGCACGGCGAGGACTTCACCGGCCTCCTCACCGTGCTGTTCGGGCGCAAGCGCATCGAGGGCATGCGGCGCGGATACGAGGGCCTCAACCGCGCGCTGACGGAGCGTCTGCGCACCCTCGCTGTGTCGACCTGA
- a CDS encoding threonine ammonia-lyase, whose product MPSEPQAVTPRSILQARERIAPFIRHTPLEPSAGLSETTGGRVFLKLESLQVTGSFKPRISFNKLLAVDAATRARGVVASTAGGHGIGLAHAGRRLGVPVELFLPRTADARKVEVMRRDGARLYFHDSVPAAREAAQAHALEHQRLFVSAYNDPDIIAGGGTVGLEVLEDLPEVDLAVVGIGGGGLISGMGVAMKERNPRMQLWGVQPEVSPVLAEWIRHGRPVPVESRPSIADGLGAQPEPDTLTLPLALRYVDRVLRVSEVDIQDAMAWLLEEHQLVVEPSGAATVAALLRHPPEGFRHIAVVITGRNISRARYVQLLGERLFATAP is encoded by the coding sequence ATGCCTTCCGAGCCCCAGGCCGTCACGCCCCGGTCCATCCTCCAGGCGCGCGAGCGCATCGCCCCGTTCATCCGGCACACCCCGCTGGAGCCCTCCGCCGGGCTCTCCGAGACGACGGGAGGCCGCGTCTTCCTCAAGCTGGAGTCCCTGCAGGTGACGGGCAGCTTCAAGCCACGCATCTCCTTCAACAAGCTGCTGGCCGTGGACGCGGCGACGCGAGCGCGTGGCGTGGTGGCCTCCACCGCCGGAGGGCACGGCATCGGCCTGGCCCATGCCGGGCGGCGGCTCGGTGTCCCCGTGGAGCTGTTCCTTCCCCGCACGGCGGATGCTCGCAAGGTGGAGGTCATGCGGCGGGATGGGGCACGGCTCTACTTCCACGACTCGGTGCCGGCAGCTCGCGAGGCCGCTCAGGCGCATGCGCTTGAGCACCAGCGCCTCTTCGTCTCCGCCTACAACGACCCGGACATCATCGCCGGGGGCGGCACCGTGGGGCTGGAGGTGCTCGAGGACCTGCCGGAGGTGGACCTCGCGGTGGTGGGCATTGGTGGGGGCGGCCTCATCAGTGGCATGGGCGTGGCGATGAAGGAGCGCAACCCGCGCATGCAGCTGTGGGGTGTGCAGCCGGAGGTGAGCCCGGTGCTCGCCGAGTGGATTCGCCATGGCCGGCCCGTGCCGGTGGAGTCCCGGCCGAGCATCGCGGATGGCCTGGGCGCGCAGCCCGAGCCGGACACCCTCACGCTGCCGCTGGCCCTCCGGTATGTGGACCGGGTGCTGCGCGTGTCGGAGGTGGACATTCAGGACGCGATGGCGTGGCTGCTGGAGGAGCACCAACTCGTCGTCGAGCCGTCCGGAGCGGCCACCGTGGCCGCGCTGCTGCGCCACCCGCCCGAGGGCTTCCGTCACATCGCCGTGGTCATCACCGGCCGCAACATCAGCCGCGCCCGGTACGTCCAGTTGCTGGGCGAGCGGCTCTTCGCCACGGCCCCTTGA
- a CDS encoding DUF3667 domain-containing protein, with protein MSAVPQPQPEVSAVPSPPVEACADCGVNLTGPYCAQCGAKRFTRDEQQFSPYMKKLLLERLHLDGRLWRTLWLLVTRPGFLTVEAHSGRFGPYVSARKLFLLVGAAYFLFGSGTFYRLEGLMGASVQRYESYVEHSARQLGVAPAVHREHLEARFQRVNKLAQLAGVMLLAGALPLLYRRPRRYFGEHLTFALHVAVFRFLIGAVGQPLRLVLDTWVPSMALVNTVFIVYLGLALQRVYGGSHLATWSKAVVLGLVTIVTVFLSIGAGMTSVFFSWP; from the coding sequence ATGTCCGCCGTTCCGCAGCCGCAGCCCGAGGTGAGCGCCGTGCCTTCTCCTCCCGTGGAGGCATGTGCGGACTGCGGGGTGAACCTGACGGGCCCCTACTGCGCGCAGTGCGGTGCGAAGCGCTTCACTCGCGACGAGCAGCAATTCTCGCCGTACATGAAGAAGCTGCTCCTGGAGCGGCTGCACCTGGACGGCCGGCTGTGGCGCACCCTGTGGCTGCTCGTCACGCGGCCCGGCTTCCTCACCGTGGAGGCGCACTCGGGGCGCTTCGGGCCGTATGTCTCGGCGCGCAAGCTGTTCCTCCTCGTCGGTGCCGCGTACTTCCTCTTCGGCAGCGGGACGTTCTACCGGCTGGAGGGATTGATGGGCGCCAGCGTGCAGCGCTACGAGTCCTACGTCGAGCACTCCGCGCGGCAGCTCGGTGTCGCGCCCGCGGTGCACCGCGAGCACCTGGAGGCGCGCTTCCAGCGGGTGAACAAGCTGGCGCAGCTCGCCGGGGTGATGCTGCTGGCCGGAGCACTGCCGCTGCTCTACCGCCGGCCTCGCCGCTACTTCGGAGAGCACCTCACCTTCGCCCTGCACGTCGCCGTGTTCCGCTTCCTCATCGGCGCGGTGGGCCAGCCGCTCCGGCTAGTGCTGGACACGTGGGTTCCCAGCATGGCGCTGGTCAACACCGTGTTCATCGTCTACCTGGGGTTGGCCCTCCAGCGGGTGTATGGCGGCTCGCACCTGGCGACGTGGAGCAAGGCCGTGGTGCTGGGCCTCGTTACCATCGTCACCGTGTTCCTGAGCATCGGCGCGGGCATGACCAGCGTCTTTTTCTCGTGGCCTTGA
- a CDS encoding AAA family ATPase, whose amino-acid sequence MIEKVQFRNFKAYRSLDLELEPFTVLVGPNASGKTTLLEGLNLLSTASSFLLGGGWSFWPGPLVQSHGVKERVELGVVGRWGAVQGSASALSTVAPVTRRGTGKVDLPFALVGSLFGKSFNVGYANPNDAAPPVWDPARVVQVKADQDVLNQLREGLRATSILRFVPGRLAEASYSEAPIPYLHPDGSGLASVLAYLKLSQDEVFNEIELALKQVVPAVRRIRIERAVVEQTAIRTIALDEQRHEVPEKRTIWGNQVVFDMRGAKGVAPDAAGEGTLMVLGLLTALLGPTKPRLVLLDDIELSLHPAAQVRLVEALRAIQKRDPELQIIATSHSPFILNYLDPKEVRMTFLAENGFARCEKLTAHPEFEKWKGLMAPGEFWSTVGEEWIGKLGGPAANE is encoded by the coding sequence GTGATTGAGAAGGTCCAGTTCCGCAACTTCAAGGCGTACCGCTCGCTCGACCTGGAGTTGGAGCCCTTCACGGTGCTGGTGGGGCCCAATGCGTCGGGGAAGACGACGCTGCTGGAGGGGCTGAATCTCCTGTCGACAGCGTCCAGTTTTCTACTGGGAGGCGGATGGAGCTTCTGGCCCGGGCCGCTGGTGCAGTCCCACGGGGTCAAGGAGCGGGTTGAACTGGGCGTCGTTGGCCGTTGGGGGGCAGTGCAAGGCTCCGCGTCGGCGCTCAGCACCGTCGCGCCAGTCACGCGTCGCGGAACAGGCAAAGTGGACCTGCCCTTCGCCCTTGTCGGCTCTTTGTTCGGGAAGAGCTTCAACGTGGGGTATGCGAACCCGAACGATGCGGCTCCCCCTGTATGGGATCCAGCCCGCGTCGTCCAGGTCAAGGCGGATCAAGATGTCCTGAATCAGCTTCGAGAGGGACTCCGCGCAACGTCGATCCTGCGCTTCGTCCCAGGGCGGCTGGCGGAGGCTTCGTATAGTGAAGCCCCGATTCCCTATCTTCATCCGGATGGGAGCGGGCTTGCTTCGGTGCTGGCTTACCTCAAGCTGAGTCAGGACGAGGTGTTCAACGAGATTGAGCTGGCGCTCAAGCAAGTCGTCCCGGCCGTGCGCCGCATTCGCATCGAACGTGCGGTTGTCGAGCAGACCGCGATTCGGACCATTGCACTGGATGAGCAGCGCCATGAGGTGCCGGAGAAGCGCACGATCTGGGGGAACCAGGTCGTCTTCGACATGCGCGGTGCGAAGGGCGTCGCACCGGATGCCGCAGGCGAGGGCACTCTGATGGTGCTCGGCTTGCTTACGGCGCTCCTGGGGCCTACGAAACCCCGGCTCGTGCTGCTCGACGACATCGAGCTGTCCCTCCACCCGGCAGCTCAGGTCCGACTCGTCGAGGCCCTGCGTGCCATCCAGAAGCGTGACCCTGAGCTGCAGATCATCGCGACCAGTCACTCGCCCTTCATCCTGAACTACCTGGACCCCAAGGAGGTCCGGATGACCTTCCTCGCGGAGAACGGATTCGCCCGCTGCGAGAAGCTCACCGCCCACCCTGAGTTCGAGAAGTGGAAGGGCCTGATGGCTCCGGGAGAGTTCTGGAGCACCGTCGGCGAAGAGTGGATTGGGAAGCTGGGTGGGCCTGCCGCGAATGAGTGA
- a CDS encoding LysR family transcriptional regulator, translating to MDWNDLRYLLAVHEGGSLAAAARGLRVDAATVGRRLAALERAVGVRLLEKAPGGMRLTTAGEQAVEAARRIDDTATTLERQLAGADVQVSGGVRVTAPETVVSHVLAPHLPVWRERHPALRLELLAATQVLNLSRREADVAVRLFRPQEPTLTVRKLGDLSFALYGSKTYVRQHGRPKLEALREHVLLGYDDSLAHTPEQQWLERTGEGALFAVRSNSRYVLMEAARRGVGLTVLPCYLADGVTDLVRLCPADALPSREAWLAVHPDLQHAPRVRATIDLLVEAFQQEAPRLRGERS from the coding sequence GTGGACTGGAATGACCTGCGCTACCTGCTGGCCGTGCACGAAGGCGGCTCGCTCGCCGCCGCGGCACGCGGCCTGCGTGTGGATGCGGCGACGGTGGGCCGACGGCTGGCGGCGCTGGAGCGTGCCGTGGGGGTGCGCCTGCTGGAGAAGGCCCCCGGGGGCATGCGGCTGACGACGGCGGGCGAGCAGGCGGTGGAGGCCGCCCGACGCATCGACGACACGGCCACCACGCTGGAGCGCCAACTCGCGGGCGCGGACGTCCAGGTCTCCGGCGGCGTGCGCGTCACGGCGCCGGAGACGGTGGTGAGCCACGTGCTCGCACCCCACCTTCCCGTCTGGCGCGAGCGCCATCCCGCGCTGCGATTGGAGCTGCTGGCTGCGACCCAGGTGCTCAACCTCTCGCGCCGCGAGGCGGACGTGGCCGTGCGGCTGTTCCGCCCGCAGGAGCCCACGCTCACGGTCCGCAAGCTGGGAGACCTGTCCTTCGCGCTCTATGGCTCCAAGACCTACGTGCGCCAGCACGGGCGCCCGAAGCTGGAGGCGCTGCGTGAGCACGTGCTGCTCGGCTATGACGACTCGCTGGCGCACACCCCGGAGCAGCAGTGGCTGGAGCGGACCGGCGAAGGGGCCCTGTTCGCCGTGCGAAGCAACAGCCGTTACGTGCTGATGGAAGCGGCACGGCGGGGCGTGGGGCTCACGGTGCTGCCCTGCTACCTGGCGGACGGCGTGACGGACCTCGTGAGGCTCTGTCCCGCCGATGCCCTCCCCTCGCGCGAGGCCTGGCTGGCCGTCCACCCGGACCTCCAGCATGCCCCGCGCGTGCGGGCCACCATCGACTTGCTGGTGGAGGCCTTCCAGCAGGAAGCACCGCGGCTGCGCGGCGAGCGTTCGTGA
- a CDS encoding cupin domain-containing protein — MNLVSEAAALPQSWRSRVLGQVGPANVKVLRMDALPLEEELHPYDEALLVLEGIMELTVSGEPLSVRAGELYLVKARTPHSVREGSQGTLVIIDL; from the coding sequence ATGAACCTCGTGTCTGAAGCCGCCGCGCTACCCCAGTCATGGCGCTCACGGGTGCTGGGGCAGGTGGGCCCGGCGAACGTGAAGGTGCTGCGCATGGACGCCCTGCCGCTCGAAGAAGAGCTGCATCCGTACGACGAGGCCCTCCTGGTGCTCGAGGGGATCATGGAGCTGACAGTCTCGGGCGAGCCCCTCTCCGTACGAGCGGGGGAGCTGTACCTCGTCAAGGCGCGGACCCCGCACTCCGTACGGGAAGGCAGTCAGGGAACGCTGGTCATCATCGACTTGTAG
- a CDS encoding histone deacetylase family protein, producing MKVVHSPLHARHDGGKELHRGELVPCFEMPARADFILQALVREGFEVSEPRPFALESLPRVHDAGFIEFLRTAHAEWRAIGKGGFMLPGGFPARGMRQDRIPSGINGRMGYYAFDAGTPIVEGTWDAALAAAHCALTAAARVAEGERSAYALCRPPGHHAGQATYGGYCFLNNAALAAQYLRDCGKARVAVLDVDYHHGNGTQDIFWERSDVLFVSIHGTPETEYPYFLGYADERGVGAGEGYTRNFPLPRGTSWAEYSTALDAALDTLAGFSPDALVVSLGVDTYEGDPISAFKLATHHFPLMGERLAALKVPTVFVQEGGYAVQDLGVNVAGVLKGFLAKI from the coding sequence TTGAAGGTCGTCCATTCTCCGCTGCACGCCCGCCATGACGGAGGCAAGGAGCTGCACCGTGGCGAACTGGTGCCGTGCTTCGAGATGCCGGCCCGTGCCGACTTCATCCTCCAGGCGCTGGTGCGCGAGGGCTTCGAGGTGAGCGAGCCGCGCCCGTTCGCGCTGGAGTCGCTCCCGCGCGTCCATGACGCCGGCTTCATCGAGTTCCTGCGCACCGCGCATGCGGAGTGGCGGGCCATCGGCAAGGGCGGCTTCATGCTGCCTGGCGGCTTCCCCGCGCGCGGCATGAGACAGGACCGCATCCCCTCCGGCATCAATGGACGGATGGGGTACTACGCCTTCGACGCCGGCACCCCCATCGTCGAGGGCACGTGGGACGCCGCGCTCGCCGCCGCCCACTGCGCGCTGACGGCCGCGGCCCGCGTCGCCGAGGGTGAGCGGAGCGCCTATGCGCTGTGCCGTCCACCCGGGCACCACGCGGGGCAGGCCACGTATGGCGGGTACTGCTTCCTCAACAACGCGGCCCTGGCCGCGCAGTACCTGAGAGATTGCGGCAAGGCGCGAGTCGCCGTGCTCGACGTGGACTACCACCACGGCAACGGCACCCAGGACATCTTCTGGGAGCGCTCCGATGTGCTCTTCGTGTCCATCCACGGCACTCCGGAGACCGAGTACCCCTACTTCCTCGGCTATGCCGACGAGCGTGGCGTGGGCGCGGGAGAGGGCTACACCCGCAACTTCCCGCTGCCGCGAGGCACCTCCTGGGCGGAGTACAGCACCGCGCTGGATGCGGCCCTCGACACCCTCGCCGGGTTCTCGCCCGACGCGCTGGTGGTGTCGCTCGGCGTCGACACCTACGAGGGCGACCCCATCAGCGCCTTCAAGCTCGCGACACACCACTTCCCGTTGATGGGCGAGCGGCTGGCCGCGCTGAAGGTGCCGACCGTGTTCGTGCAGGAAGGCGGCTATGCGGTGCAGGACCTGGGCGTCAACGTCGCCGGGGTGCTGAAGGGCTTCCTCGCCAAGATCTGA
- a CDS encoding DUF6959 family protein, with amino-acid sequence MELKEVEVFSTVVNAAVVRVPGRKFPGVVIQGDSLSILRSDVREARKLAAAAAGSEEAREELAAVLEELEDKLAGYLTVYEETLRAHGMALPYGTGTTVD; translated from the coding sequence ATGGAGCTCAAGGAAGTGGAGGTGTTCTCCACGGTGGTGAACGCCGCCGTGGTGCGCGTTCCTGGCAGGAAGTTCCCCGGTGTCGTCATCCAGGGGGACTCGCTCAGCATCCTCCGGTCCGACGTGCGAGAGGCGCGCAAGCTCGCGGCAGCGGCCGCGGGCTCGGAAGAGGCACGGGAGGAACTGGCCGCCGTGCTGGAGGAGCTGGAGGACAAGCTCGCCGGGTATCTCACCGTCTACGAGGAGACGCTTCGCGCCCATGGAATGGCGCTGCCCTACGGGACGGGCACGACTGTCGACTAA
- a CDS encoding serine hydrolase domain-containing protein has translation MPFPPPRVLLLAVSLLPALVGAWEAPPVAARGLVARVDTVFARFATPGSPGCAVGVSRDGTPVLERAYGQANLEHDLANTPGTVFEAGSVSKQVTAAAVLLLARDGKLSLEDSVRRHVPEVPDYGVPITLRQLMNHTSGLRDWGTVVEAAGWPRGSRIHTHAHVLDVVSRQKSLNFPPGTEFLYSNTGYNLLAIIVERVSGQSFADFTKQRLFVPFGMLHTEWRDDFTRVVKGRATAYAPDGRRFRSEMPFENVHGNGGLLTTVGDLLRWDDGLVHGRVGGAAFLQEMQRQGQLTGGRRIEYAAGLFMTSYKGVPEVSHSGATAGYRAFLARYPRQQVTVAVLCNHAEAGPVQLAHEVADVFLSGQLSPPPEPPKVTLTQARLAARAGLYRNTRTGETLDVRVRDGQLQLEGGMPLTPVSETSFRVGDGRAQLAFGLGKNGRPTAARLLTSDGDSVPFEPVAPARPDAARLAEYGGSFTSEEAEATYTVAAERDGLVLRRRPDAVYRLVPLYADAFLAPKLGLVRFTRNSEGRVSGLSLGLGRVRDLRFVREPVAPMPMAVDQK, from the coding sequence ATGCCCTTCCCCCCGCCGCGCGTCCTGCTGCTCGCCGTCTCGCTCCTGCCCGCGCTCGTGGGCGCGTGGGAGGCTCCCCCCGTGGCCGCCAGAGGGCTCGTGGCTCGGGTGGACACGGTGTTCGCGCGCTTCGCCACGCCGGGCTCGCCCGGGTGTGCCGTCGGAGTGAGCCGGGACGGCACGCCGGTGCTGGAGCGCGCGTACGGGCAGGCGAACCTGGAGCACGACCTCGCGAACACTCCGGGCACGGTGTTCGAGGCCGGCTCCGTGTCCAAGCAGGTCACCGCGGCGGCGGTGCTGCTGCTCGCGCGGGACGGGAAGCTCTCGCTCGAGGACTCCGTGCGCCGCCATGTCCCGGAGGTGCCGGACTACGGTGTCCCCATCACCCTGCGCCAGTTGATGAACCACACGAGCGGCCTGCGCGACTGGGGCACGGTGGTGGAGGCCGCGGGCTGGCCCCGGGGCAGCCGCATCCACACGCACGCGCACGTGCTGGACGTGGTGAGCCGGCAGAAGTCCCTCAACTTCCCGCCCGGCACCGAGTTCCTCTACAGCAACACCGGCTACAACCTGCTCGCCATCATCGTGGAGCGGGTGAGTGGGCAGTCCTTCGCTGACTTCACGAAGCAGCGGCTGTTTGTTCCGTTCGGGATGCTGCACACCGAATGGCGCGATGACTTCACCCGCGTGGTGAAGGGGCGGGCCACCGCCTATGCCCCGGACGGCAGACGGTTCCGCTCGGAGATGCCGTTCGAGAACGTGCATGGCAACGGCGGGCTGCTCACCACGGTGGGGGACCTGCTGCGCTGGGATGACGGCCTCGTGCACGGGAGGGTGGGCGGGGCGGCGTTCCTCCAGGAGATGCAGCGCCAGGGGCAGCTCACCGGCGGCCGGCGAATCGAGTACGCGGCGGGACTCTTCATGACCTCGTACAAGGGTGTTCCCGAGGTGAGCCACAGCGGCGCCACGGCCGGCTATCGCGCCTTCCTCGCGCGCTACCCGCGCCAGCAGGTGACGGTGGCGGTGCTGTGCAACCACGCCGAGGCGGGGCCCGTGCAGCTCGCGCACGAGGTGGCCGACGTCTTCCTCTCCGGCCAGCTGTCCCCGCCTCCCGAGCCGCCGAAGGTGACGCTCACGCAGGCGCGGCTCGCCGCGAGGGCGGGGCTCTACCGCAACACGCGCACGGGAGAGACGCTCGACGTACGCGTGCGGGACGGGCAGCTCCAGTTGGAGGGCGGCATGCCACTCACTCCTGTGTCAGAGACGAGCTTCCGCGTGGGGGATGGCCGCGCGCAGCTCGCCTTCGGCCTGGGGAAGAACGGGCGGCCCACCGCCGCGCGGCTGCTCACGTCCGACGGTGACAGCGTGCCGTTCGAGCCGGTGGCCCCCGCGCGGCCGGACGCGGCGCGGCTGGCGGAGTATGGAGGCTCCTTCACGAGCGAGGAGGCGGAGGCCACCTATACGGTGGCGGCCGAGAGGGACGGGCTGGTGCTGCGTCGGCGGCCGGACGCCGTGTACCGGCTGGTGCCGCTCTACGCGGACGCCTTCCTGGCGCCGAAGCTCGGGCTGGTGCGCTTCACCCGGAACTCCGAGGGCCGGGTGAGCGGGCTGAGTCTGGGGCTCGGTCGCGTGAGGGACCTGCGCTTCGTCCGGGAGCCGGTGGCCCCCATGCCCATGGCGGTGGACCAGAAGTAG
- a CDS encoding SRPBCC domain-containing protein, giving the protein MIRLETEGHLDAPPATVWQVLTDFAQYPAWNPLLPEARGEAKPGARVAMKASAPGGAGKRFGFTATLVRCEPGQALEWTGGVPGVLHGHHYFRLSPEGAGTRLVHGEDFTGLLTVLFGRKRIEGMRRGYEGLNRALAEHVRTLVTPS; this is encoded by the coding sequence ATGATTCGTCTGGAGACCGAGGGCCATCTCGACGCGCCCCCCGCCACGGTCTGGCAGGTCCTCACCGACTTCGCGCAGTACCCCGCCTGGAACCCGCTCCTGCCCGAAGCCCGGGGCGAAGCGAAGCCCGGCGCTCGCGTGGCGATGAAGGCCAGCGCACCGGGTGGCGCGGGGAAGCGGTTCGGCTTCACCGCCACCCTCGTCCGCTGCGAGCCCGGCCAGGCGCTCGAATGGACGGGGGGCGTGCCCGGAGTGCTGCACGGCCACCACTACTTCCGTCTGTCCCCCGAGGGCGCGGGAACGCGACTGGTGCACGGCGAGGACTTCACCGGCCTCCTCACCGTGCTGTTCGGACGCAAGCGCATCGAGGGCATGCGGCGCGGATACGAGGGCCTCAACCGCGCGCTGGCGGAGCACGTGCGCACCCTCGTCACGCCATCCTGA